A single window of Bacteroidales bacterium DNA harbors:
- a CDS encoding transposase, with the protein GIHCLLNRLCDKAHPWHQKIWEQVKHSSVVGSDETGGRLNGKKIWVWTWQNNRFTWLTGTDNRGYRTIQESFPTGFADTVLVHDCWRSHFQTGVQTHQLCTAHLLRELKYLEERYQHRWPVRFTKFILDGLELKKHMDPGDYYQPLQQRTDLEKRLDRLLASRIDQNHKELVSFQKRMLKYKDFILTFLYHPKVPPDNNGSEQAIRNVKVKQKVSGLF; encoded by the coding sequence GGGCATTCATTGCCTGCTGAACCGTCTTTGTGACAAAGCCCATCCCTGGCACCAAAAGATTTGGGAGCAGGTTAAGCACAGCTCGGTTGTAGGAAGTGATGAAACGGGAGGCAGACTCAACGGTAAGAAGATCTGGGTATGGACCTGGCAGAATAATCGGTTCACCTGGCTGACCGGTACAGATAATCGTGGATACCGAACCATCCAAGAGAGCTTCCCCACGGGATTTGCAGATACCGTTTTGGTGCATGACTGCTGGAGAAGTCACTTTCAAACCGGGGTGCAGACGCATCAGCTTTGTACGGCCCACCTGCTCAGAGAACTGAAGTATCTGGAAGAAAGATACCAGCACCGGTGGCCAGTCCGGTTCACAAAATTTATCCTTGATGGTCTTGAACTGAAAAAACATATGGATCCTGGGGATTACTATCAACCCCTGCAACAAAGAACTGATCTGGAAAAAAGACTGGATCGCCTGCTGGCATCCCGTATCGATCAAAACCATAAGGAACTTGTGTCCTTCCAAAAGAGAATGCTCAAGTACAAGGATTTTATCCTCACATTTCTGTATCATCCAAAGGTACCGCCCGACAACAATGGAAGTGAACAGGCCATACGCAATGTGAAAGTCAAACAAAAGGTGTCCGGACTTTTCTAA
- a CDS encoding Crp/Fnr family transcriptional regulator, translated as MEDLTKFSACTLSFHECKCFEKLTPGQKGFLDANSVKIKYKKGEIICKQGGFVSHVMYMESGLAKVFLENGNNSLVLRITPDKNFLGLSSVSEEHSYFPYSAMAYIDSEIRQIEVKAFRTLMKENFDFIREIIDILSSNSLQIYGRFFCFTYKQAFGRLADILLCLADRIFKRCDFELPLSRKELAELSGMSPETVIRMLKEFNDEGLIQMRGKSIEVIDYKRIKQISETG; from the coding sequence ATGGAAGACTTAACAAAATTCTCCGCCTGTACCCTGAGTTTTCATGAGTGCAAATGTTTTGAGAAGCTGACCCCCGGACAGAAGGGGTTTTTAGATGCCAACTCTGTTAAAATCAAGTATAAGAAAGGGGAGATCATTTGTAAACAGGGTGGGTTTGTCTCTCATGTCATGTATATGGAATCCGGACTGGCCAAGGTTTTCCTGGAAAATGGCAACAATTCATTAGTATTGCGTATTACTCCGGATAAAAACTTCCTGGGGCTCTCCTCTGTTTCTGAAGAGCACTCCTATTTTCCTTATTCCGCCATGGCATATATTGACTCTGAAATCCGCCAGATAGAGGTCAAGGCTTTTCGTACCCTGATGAAGGAAAATTTCGACTTCATCAGGGAAATTATCGATATTCTGAGTTCAAACAGTCTTCAGATCTATGGACGCTTCTTCTGCTTTACTTACAAGCAGGCCTTTGGCAGGCTCGCAGACATCCTCCTGTGCCTGGCAGACCGGATCTTTAAAAGATGTGATTTTGAACTCCCTCTATCCCGAAAAGAGCTGGCAGAGCTTTCAGGAATGAGTCCGGAAACGGTCATCCGGATGCTGAAAGAGTTCAATGACGAAGGCCTGATTCAGATGAGAGGGAAATCCATCGAGGTGATCGATTATAAAAGAATCAAGCAGATCAGTGAGACCGGGTGA
- a CDS encoding 5'-nucleotidase C-terminal domain-containing protein produces MAGKLQILQLFAIILLLFVSCEKDPLTVRIAVTSDVHGMIFPYDFINRVRSGNSLAHIYKYTLEQEFKEDTVFFLFDNGDFLQGQPTVYYYNFVDTLEEHLSSQVMNFMAYDAASVGNHDIEAGPQVYNRIRKTFRFPWLAANAVDTASGQPYFEPYTILKAGRKKIAVLGLITPGIPGWLPKNLWPGLEFRDMLETAMEWVPRIIEQEEPDLLVGLFHSGTDASYGGNPDPYLNENAVMLVAQQVPGFDIIFAGHDHRVSCETLVNKDGDTVLVIDPGSHGRFAGEATVTFGAEGPYITGRNIPMSEYQPSEEFQEQFDPQFETISTYLEDTITWLAGKMEGRDALFGPSSMLTLIHRVQLDLTGAQLSFTAPLSITAVLQEVPLLVSDMFKLYRFENMLYVMELTGKEIDGFLEHAVGPWFHTMSAPGDPLLNFDPEQAGRLAAPYYNFSSASGINYTVDVTKAPGDRVNIECLSGGQPFNEKDTFRVAINSYRGNGGGGHLTIGAGIPKNELAGRISWSSERDIRFYLMEHLGRQDTLRPVSEENWSGIPVHLTAPASISDRKVLD; encoded by the coding sequence ATGGCTGGAAAGCTCCAGATTTTACAACTCTTTGCGATAATTCTGCTCCTTTTCGTATCCTGTGAGAAGGATCCTCTGACGGTTAGGATTGCGGTTACAAGCGACGTGCACGGGATGATTTTTCCCTACGACTTTATCAACCGGGTCCGGTCCGGAAATTCGCTGGCCCATATATATAAATACACCCTTGAACAGGAGTTCAAGGAAGATACTGTCTTCTTCCTGTTCGACAACGGGGATTTCCTGCAAGGCCAACCCACGGTATACTACTACAACTTCGTGGATACCCTCGAGGAACATTTGTCATCGCAGGTGATGAATTTTATGGCTTACGATGCAGCAAGCGTAGGAAATCATGATATTGAAGCCGGGCCGCAGGTATACAACAGGATCCGAAAGACCTTTCGCTTCCCCTGGCTGGCTGCCAATGCGGTCGATACCGCTTCCGGCCAACCCTACTTTGAGCCCTATACCATCCTGAAAGCCGGTCGGAAAAAGATAGCTGTTCTGGGGCTTATTACCCCGGGAATACCGGGATGGCTCCCCAAGAATCTATGGCCCGGTCTGGAGTTCCGGGATATGCTTGAGACAGCCATGGAGTGGGTTCCCCGGATTATTGAACAGGAAGAGCCGGACCTGCTGGTGGGTCTCTTTCATTCAGGAACAGATGCCTCCTATGGCGGGAATCCCGATCCATACCTGAACGAAAATGCGGTTATGCTGGTGGCTCAGCAGGTCCCGGGATTTGATATTATCTTCGCGGGCCATGACCACAGAGTCTCCTGCGAGACCCTGGTCAACAAGGATGGAGATACGGTCCTGGTCATTGATCCGGGCAGCCACGGAAGATTTGCCGGAGAAGCTACGGTCACCTTCGGAGCAGAAGGCCCTTACATTACTGGACGAAACATCCCTATGTCGGAATACCAGCCATCAGAGGAATTTCAGGAACAATTTGATCCCCAGTTTGAAACCATTTCCACATACCTGGAAGACACCATCACCTGGCTGGCAGGTAAGATGGAGGGGCGGGACGCCTTATTCGGACCCTCCTCCATGCTGACTCTCATCCACAGGGTGCAGCTAGATCTGACCGGAGCACAGCTCTCCTTCACTGCTCCTCTCTCCATCACAGCAGTACTGCAGGAGGTACCTCTGCTGGTCTCCGATATGTTTAAACTCTACAGGTTTGAGAACATGCTCTACGTGATGGAACTAACCGGAAAGGAGATCGATGGATTCCTGGAACATGCCGTTGGACCCTGGTTCCATACCATGTCGGCTCCCGGGGATCCACTTTTGAATTTCGATCCGGAGCAGGCAGGGCGCCTGGCCGCCCCCTACTATAACTTCTCTTCAGCAAGCGGAATCAATTATACGGTAGATGTCACCAAAGCTCCGGGCGACCGGGTGAATATCGAATGCCTGTCCGGCGGGCAGCCCTTTAATGAAAAAGATACTTTCAGGGTCGCAATAAATTCCTATCGAGGAAACGGCGGAGGCGGACACCTGACCATTGGTGCCGGAATCCCGAAAAACGAACTGGCAGGCCGGATATCCTGGTCCTCCGAACGGGATATCCGTTTTTATCTGATGGAGCATCTCGGGCGACAGGACACCCTCCGACCGGTAAGCGAGGAAAACTGGTCCGGTATACCAGTTCATTTAACCGCTCCTGCTTCCATATCTGACCGAAAAGTCTTAGATTAG
- a CDS encoding acyl-CoA carboxylase subunit beta, whose product MDVKGKNFARFLERKQVRSDQHDARAEAKQHSKGKLTAWERIDILFDEDTFEEIDAFVTADISDTGFGKVQKAFGDGVIIGHGLIRGRLTFAYAQDFTVMGGSLGSVHAAKIMKIQDMALKMGAPMIGLIDSGGARIQEGVASLAGYAGIFYRNVQSSGVIPQISVILGPAAGGAVYSPSITDFVFMTDQTSYMFVTGPNVVKEVLNEDVSFNDLGGAGVHSKKSGVAHLVFPDEENTLMGVRQLLAYLPSNNMENSPEMELSVDETVDVEEKLRDIVPDDPNKPYDVKDVIELLVDKRSFYEIAENYAQNVVIGFGRLDGKVIGIVANQPKVLAGTLDINSSSKGARFIRFCDAFNIPLLILEDVPGFLPGIDQEHSGIIRHGAKMLYAFADSTVPRITVILRKSYGGAYCVMNSKNLGGDFNFAWPTAEIAVMGPEGAVAILYRKELESSDDPVAIKKELAAKYRNEIANPYVAEERGFIDEVIDPAQTRLKLIRAFEALETKQVDNPARKHGNIPL is encoded by the coding sequence ATGGATGTTAAAGGAAAAAATTTTGCCCGTTTTCTGGAAAGGAAGCAGGTCCGCAGTGATCAACACGATGCCAGGGCAGAGGCAAAACAACACTCCAAAGGAAAACTAACCGCCTGGGAGCGAATTGATATCCTGTTTGATGAAGATACCTTTGAAGAGATTGATGCTTTTGTGACCGCCGACATTTCTGATACCGGATTTGGAAAGGTCCAGAAGGCATTCGGGGACGGGGTTATTATTGGTCATGGGCTCATACGAGGCAGGCTTACCTTTGCATACGCTCAGGATTTCACGGTTATGGGAGGCTCACTGGGTTCTGTTCATGCGGCCAAGATCATGAAGATTCAGGATATGGCACTGAAGATGGGGGCTCCCATGATCGGACTGATCGATTCGGGAGGTGCCCGGATCCAGGAGGGCGTTGCCAGCCTGGCCGGTTATGCCGGGATTTTTTACAGGAATGTACAATCCTCCGGGGTCATCCCCCAGATATCTGTGATTCTGGGTCCTGCTGCCGGCGGAGCTGTTTACTCCCCTTCGATCACAGACTTCGTGTTTATGACCGACCAGACCAGCTACATGTTTGTAACCGGCCCCAATGTGGTTAAAGAAGTGCTTAATGAGGATGTTTCATTTAATGACCTGGGAGGTGCAGGGGTTCACTCCAAAAAGAGCGGTGTGGCGCATCTGGTTTTCCCGGATGAAGAGAATACTCTGATGGGGGTCCGGCAGTTGCTGGCCTATCTCCCTTCAAACAACATGGAGAACTCGCCTGAGATGGAATTGTCGGTAGATGAAACAGTGGATGTAGAGGAGAAGCTAAGAGATATTGTGCCGGACGATCCCAATAAACCTTATGATGTTAAGGATGTCATTGAACTCCTGGTGGACAAGCGCTCCTTCTATGAGATCGCAGAGAACTATGCCCAGAACGTGGTCATTGGCTTTGGAAGACTGGATGGGAAGGTCATCGGCATTGTAGCCAATCAACCGAAAGTTCTGGCAGGAACGCTGGATATCAACTCTTCCAGCAAAGGGGCCCGCTTTATCAGGTTCTGTGATGCCTTTAATATCCCGCTTCTGATCCTGGAGGATGTTCCCGGATTCTTACCCGGAATTGATCAGGAACATAGTGGGATCATCCGTCACGGGGCCAAAATGCTTTATGCCTTTGCAGACTCCACGGTGCCAAGGATAACTGTAATCCTTAGAAAATCCTATGGAGGGGCCTACTGCGTCATGAACAGCAAGAACCTGGGAGGCGATTTTAATTTTGCCTGGCCAACGGCCGAAATAGCGGTAATGGGTCCCGAAGGTGCCGTAGCCATTCTATACAGAAAGGAGCTGGAATCGTCCGACGATCCGGTGGCAATAAAGAAAGAGCTTGCCGCAAAATACCGCAATGAAATTGCCAATCCCTATGTGGCCGAAGAGCGCGGTTTTATTGACGAAGTAATCGATCCCGCCCAGACCAGGCTTAAATTGATCCGTGCCTTCGAGGCCCTGGAAACCAAACAAGTTGACAACCCTGCCCGAAAGCATGGTAATATTCCTCTTTAA
- a CDS encoding biotin carboxylase N-terminal domain-containing protein translates to MKIKRLLIANRGEITIRIIKTAKKMGIRSYVIKTAKEPNAWYLEEADEIIDFSGNYEDVIPEFLDIERILKSAKKHKVDAIHPGYGFLAENPVFARRCEEEKIIFVGPSHDAIYRMGHKTIAKELAREHGVPLLGGSPGAVRDAEEARKIANEIGYPVILKAAAGGGGRGMRVVEREKDIERMFTLATNEAAKAFNNPDVFLERFVREPRHIEFQILADQHGNVVHLGERECSVQRKHQKLLEESPSPAMDSKLRKKMGEAAINIAKSVNYYSAGTVEFLLDSDNSFSFMEMNTRIQVEHPVTEMVTGIDLIEQMIRIAEGEKLPFSQKDIKLNGWAIEWRINAEDVQSGFSPSLGTIDKISWPEDDHIRVDTGVRDGSVITPYFDSMIAKLIVHAENREKALQLSSLAIRKFWIKGTKTTLAFCRAVLQNSNFRKGNFNTSFLSKELKIHYHNEPDEALLAAFFATYDYAREIHENEEKPLHTENGKSMTPWVLKKRLR, encoded by the coding sequence ATGAAAATAAAAAGATTGCTGATAGCTAACCGGGGCGAGATCACCATACGGATCATAAAGACCGCCAAAAAAATGGGTATCCGGTCCTATGTAATAAAAACTGCCAAAGAACCCAATGCCTGGTACCTGGAGGAAGCCGATGAGATCATTGATTTTTCAGGGAATTATGAGGATGTGATTCCCGAATTCCTGGATATCGAACGAATCCTCAAGAGCGCCAAAAAGCATAAAGTAGACGCCATTCATCCCGGATATGGTTTTCTTGCTGAGAACCCTGTTTTCGCAAGAAGATGTGAAGAAGAAAAGATCATTTTTGTCGGGCCATCCCACGATGCCATATACCGCATGGGACACAAAACCATTGCCAAAGAACTGGCCCGGGAACACGGCGTGCCTTTGCTGGGCGGAAGCCCCGGAGCTGTAAGGGATGCCGAAGAGGCCCGGAAAATTGCAAATGAAATTGGCTATCCGGTGATCCTGAAGGCCGCTGCAGGAGGCGGTGGCCGTGGCATGCGGGTAGTAGAGAGAGAAAAAGATATTGAACGAATGTTCACCCTGGCTACCAATGAAGCAGCCAAGGCTTTTAACAATCCGGACGTATTTCTTGAGAGATTTGTCAGGGAGCCGCGCCACATTGAATTTCAGATTCTGGCAGACCAGCATGGAAACGTGGTACATCTGGGTGAACGTGAGTGCTCCGTACAACGAAAACATCAAAAGTTGCTGGAAGAATCACCCTCTCCTGCTATGGACAGTAAATTAAGAAAAAAGATGGGGGAAGCGGCCATTAATATTGCCAAATCTGTGAACTATTATTCTGCCGGCACCGTCGAATTTCTTCTGGACAGTGATAACAGCTTCTCCTTTATGGAGATGAATACCCGGATCCAGGTGGAGCATCCGGTCACAGAAATGGTTACGGGAATCGATCTGATCGAACAGATGATCCGGATTGCCGAGGGAGAAAAGCTGCCGTTTTCACAAAAAGATATCAAACTGAATGGCTGGGCTATTGAATGGAGAATCAATGCAGAAGATGTTCAGTCGGGATTCTCTCCCAGTCTCGGCACCATCGATAAAATCTCCTGGCCGGAAGATGATCATATCCGGGTAGATACAGGGGTCAGAGACGGATCAGTGATTACTCCCTATTTCGACTCCATGATTGCAAAACTTATCGTTCATGCCGAAAACCGGGAGAAGGCCCTGCAGCTTTCCAGTCTGGCTATTCGCAAGTTCTGGATCAAAGGAACCAAGACTACCCTGGCTTTCTGCAGGGCTGTCCTGCAAAACAGTAATTTCAGAAAAGGGAACTTCAACACTTCCTTTCTTAGCAAAGAGCTAAAAATTCATTACCATAACGAACCCGATGAAGCCCTCCTTGCCGCCTTTTTCGCCACCTACGACTATGCCAGGGAGATCCATGAAAATGAGGAGAAACCACTTCATACGGAAAATGGTAAATCCATGACACCCTGGGTATTAAAAAAACGCTTACGATAA
- a CDS encoding biotin/lipoyl-binding protein, whose translation MARAGKKKQSTKLIALSATNKAYEFKKPLEKRIWYQGKEVDIKLHEDPKGFSYIVWKNKKYMLDVIEKKQNRYTIMVNGVWHSFTVETPVSLKRRRYLEQQADTSSVVSIEAPMPGKIVDILVEEGTEVKEGEPILILEAMKMQNEISSHITGIVKSIAVKKNESVMKDDVLMEIQKG comes from the coding sequence ATGGCACGTGCAGGAAAGAAGAAACAATCCACCAAACTCATAGCGCTTAGCGCAACCAATAAAGCTTATGAGTTTAAAAAACCCCTGGAAAAACGGATTTGGTACCAGGGAAAGGAGGTAGATATCAAGCTTCATGAAGATCCCAAAGGATTCTCCTACATTGTCTGGAAGAACAAAAAATACATGCTCGATGTAATCGAGAAAAAACAGAATCGCTATACAATTATGGTCAATGGCGTCTGGCACTCCTTCACCGTTGAGACCCCAGTTTCACTGAAACGTAGAAGATACCTGGAACAGCAGGCCGATACTTCCTCCGTGGTCTCCATTGAGGCTCCCATGCCCGGGAAAATAGTCGATATCCTTGTGGAAGAAGGGACTGAAGTGAAAGAAGGTGAACCCATTCTCATCCTGGAAGCCATGAAGATGCAGAATGAAATCAGCAGTCACATCACCGGCATCGTTAAATCTATAGCGGTTAAAAAGAATGAATCGGTTATGAAGGATGATGTTCTGATGGAAATTCAGAAAGGCTAG
- the thpR gene encoding RNA 2',3'-cyclic phosphodiesterase yields MEKYFRTFIGLPFHVSGEFLKSREDLMKTLSGERISWVDPERYHITLRFIGDTDLSVVEEIGKALHAGVTVPGRTEISMGELGSFGPRKRPRVLWLGFDQTGILEHLKVQVDHALARCGILPEEQLFRAHLTLGRPRSVKNPEEYYRIIYLMARQFQCKEFLERLVFFRSIPGPGGPEYQVLDEIPFR; encoded by the coding sequence ATGGAAAAATACTTTAGAACATTTATCGGATTGCCTTTTCATGTGAGCGGGGAATTCTTAAAGAGTCGTGAGGATTTGATGAAAACCCTGTCCGGGGAGAGGATCAGTTGGGTCGATCCGGAGCGGTATCACATAACACTCAGATTTATAGGTGACACCGATCTTTCAGTCGTTGAGGAGATTGGGAAAGCACTGCATGCGGGTGTGACTGTTCCCGGGCGGACGGAGATAAGTATGGGCGAACTGGGCAGCTTCGGACCCCGGAAACGACCCCGGGTACTCTGGCTGGGATTTGATCAGACCGGTATTCTGGAGCATTTGAAGGTCCAGGTCGACCATGCATTGGCTCGCTGTGGTATATTACCTGAAGAGCAGTTGTTCAGGGCACATCTGACGCTGGGAAGACCGAGAAGTGTGAAAAATCCGGAGGAGTATTACAGGATTATTTATCTGATGGCCAGGCAGTTTCAATGTAAGGAGTTTTTAGAGAGGCTGGTGTTTTTTCGCAGTATCCCGGGACCCGGGGGACCTGAGTACCAGGTGTTGGATGAGATACCTTTCCGATAG
- the elbB gene encoding isoprenoid biosynthesis glyoxalase ElbB: MKKFVVLLSGCGVYDGAEIHEATLSLLAIASQGCSYEIFAPDINQHHVINHLTGEEMDETRNVLVESARIARGKIRNLNEFNPASFDGLLLPGGFGAAKNLSTWAFEGADASVLAEVEDAITGMVALKKPVGALCISPVILAKVLGRIHVTIGKDESTIDALETLGAKHVSTSHGEVVVDPDYRLVTTPCYMLDANIVQIYEGASKLVAAMIKLMA; the protein is encoded by the coding sequence ATGAAAAAATTTGTAGTGTTGCTTTCGGGATGCGGAGTATACGACGGAGCTGAAATCCATGAGGCCACCCTGAGTCTGCTGGCCATTGCCAGTCAGGGTTGCAGCTATGAAATTTTTGCTCCGGATATCAATCAGCATCACGTCATCAACCACCTTACAGGAGAAGAGATGGATGAAACCAGAAATGTGCTGGTGGAGTCGGCCCGGATCGCACGGGGCAAGATCAGAAATCTGAATGAGTTCAATCCAGCCTCCTTCGACGGTTTACTGTTGCCGGGAGGTTTCGGCGCCGCCAAAAATCTCTCAACCTGGGCCTTCGAAGGGGCTGATGCCTCTGTCCTGGCGGAGGTGGAGGATGCCATTACTGGAATGGTGGCCCTGAAAAAGCCCGTTGGAGCTCTCTGCATATCTCCGGTCATTCTGGCCAAAGTGCTTGGCAGGATTCATGTGACCATAGGAAAGGATGAGAGTACCATTGACGCACTGGAAACCCTGGGTGCAAAACATGTCAGTACTTCCCACGGTGAGGTGGTCGTGGATCCGGATTACAGGCTGGTAACTACCCCCTGTTATATGCTGGATGCAAACATCGTCCAGATTTATGAGGGAGCCAGTAAGCTGGTAGCTGCGATGATTAAACTGATGGCTTAA
- a CDS encoding DUF4294 domain-containing protein: MKALTLPIVLALVLLGAAVDLKAQEALKKNSVVTRAVLEGSDTLPIVELPEVWVYETRDFEYLYLKRRYRRMIHNVKKAYPYARIAGVKLKELDDHLLTIQSEKEQKAYITLAEKEIMDQFEKDVKRLTVTQGIILVKLIDRETGRTSYQVIKELKGGFTAFFWQGIARVFGNNLKSEYDPLNQDRIMEDIVLGIEAGFI, translated from the coding sequence TTGAAAGCTCTGACACTACCTATCGTATTGGCCCTGGTCCTGCTCGGTGCAGCAGTGGATCTGAAGGCCCAGGAAGCCCTGAAGAAAAATTCAGTGGTGACACGCGCTGTGCTAGAAGGCTCCGATACACTTCCAATCGTTGAGTTGCCGGAAGTATGGGTGTATGAAACAAGAGACTTTGAATACCTCTACCTGAAACGGAGATACAGGCGGATGATCCACAATGTTAAAAAGGCTTATCCCTATGCCCGGATCGCCGGTGTAAAACTGAAAGAGCTGGACGATCACCTCTTAACCATTCAAAGCGAAAAAGAGCAGAAGGCCTATATCACCCTGGCCGAAAAAGAGATCATGGATCAGTTTGAAAAGGATGTCAAACGCCTGACGGTCACTCAGGGGATCATCCTGGTGAAACTGATAGACCGTGAAACGGGACGCACTTCTTACCAGGTGATCAAGGAACTGAAGGGTGGATTCACCGCTTTCTTCTGGCAGGGCATCGCCCGGGTCTTTGGAAATAATCTGAAATCCGAATATGATCCCCTGAATCAGGACAGAATCATGGAAGACATTGTCCTTGGTATTGAAGCCGGATTTATTTAA
- a CDS encoding (4Fe-4S)-binding protein — protein MTDPRNRQYTNGEITVFWVPSKCIHATTCFRELIEVFNPGRRPWVNMEGAPTRKIIEVVNKCPTQSLAWKYNKDLTEEEKKAQKEVGQNLEETPKTLSGKNAPTSIRIMKDGPIVAEGSFKIIDAKNQELKPSTMTSFCRCGASRNMPYCDGSHRKIDFNDQSAEKGE, from the coding sequence ATGACCGATCCCCGAAACAGACAGTATACCAATGGCGAAATTACAGTATTCTGGGTTCCCTCAAAATGCATCCACGCCACGACCTGCTTCAGGGAGCTGATTGAAGTATTCAATCCTGGCAGAAGGCCCTGGGTAAATATGGAGGGAGCGCCAACCCGTAAAATTATCGAAGTGGTGAATAAATGTCCCACTCAGTCCCTTGCCTGGAAGTATAACAAGGACCTAACAGAAGAAGAAAAAAAGGCACAGAAAGAAGTGGGTCAGAATTTGGAAGAAACCCCCAAGACCCTGTCCGGGAAAAACGCTCCCACAAGCATTCGCATCATGAAAGACGGACCCATCGTCGCAGAAGGCAGTTTTAAAATAATTGACGCGAAGAACCAGGAGCTAAAGCCTTCCACCATGACCTCATTCTGCCGCTGCGGAGCATCCCGGAACATGCCCTACTGCGATGGGTCACACCGAAAAATTGACTTTAATGACCAATCCGCTGAAAAAGGAGAATGA
- a CDS encoding CDGSH iron-sulfur domain-containing protein → MTNPLKKENEHTIFQIIAGGPLKVSGTFKIQGPDGKLIEEKSPLYLCRCGHSSNKPFCSGEHKRIGFSE, encoded by the coding sequence ATGACCAATCCGCTGAAAAAGGAGAATGAACATACCATCTTCCAGATTATTGCCGGAGGTCCGCTAAAGGTAAGCGGCACTTTTAAGATTCAGGGTCCTGACGGAAAACTCATCGAGGAAAAAAGTCCGCTCTACCTGTGCCGTTGCGGACACTCTTCAAATAAGCCCTTTTGCAGCGGCGAGCACAAACGGATCGGTTTCTCTGAATGA
- a CDS encoding arginine deiminase family protein, giving the protein MSAIQVYSETEVLEGVLLHPPGPEVENMTPKNAERALYSDILNLSVARREYNQLECLLQQLVPTFRIKDLLKDILRSSEIREKIVKKACYKEGQPKLIDKLLDLNEAVLAKQLIQGVPLERHTLTDYLSNEHYSLRPLHNFFFTRDASVALGNQVLISRMANRVREREAMIMQAIFDYHPRFRVQTIQADEGSANLGNISIEGGDLLVAAENITLVGLGTRTTSQGIDFLVQMALDRKEKHHILVQELPSSPESFIHLDMTFTLLDYDSCMVYEPLILESNKYQTIQIDIDNGKVISIRNVENLVKALKKLGMDLKPSYCGGQKDTVTQEREQWHSGANFFAIGPGKIIGYNRNVHTLENLNQSGYEIIGAKDVLNGKTDLSTRKKYVLTIDGAELSRGGGGVRCMTMPFKRKR; this is encoded by the coding sequence ATGTCGGCCATTCAAGTATACAGCGAAACAGAAGTGCTTGAAGGGGTACTGCTGCACCCTCCGGGTCCGGAAGTAGAGAATATGACCCCGAAAAATGCGGAGCGTGCCCTTTACAGTGATATTCTCAATCTTTCTGTAGCCAGAAGAGAGTATAACCAGCTGGAGTGCCTCCTTCAGCAACTGGTTCCCACTTTCAGGATCAAAGATCTGCTGAAGGATATTCTTCGGTCAAGTGAGATCAGGGAAAAAATCGTTAAAAAAGCCTGTTATAAGGAGGGGCAGCCTAAATTGATAGACAAGCTCCTGGACCTGAATGAAGCGGTTCTGGCCAAGCAACTGATCCAGGGGGTTCCTCTTGAACGCCATACCCTGACAGATTACCTGAGCAACGAACATTATTCTCTCAGACCCCTGCATAATTTCTTCTTTACCAGGGATGCCTCCGTAGCCCTGGGAAATCAGGTGTTGATTTCCAGAATGGCAAACCGGGTAAGAGAGCGGGAAGCTATGATTATGCAGGCCATTTTTGACTATCATCCCAGGTTTCGGGTGCAAACCATTCAGGCCGATGAGGGCTCGGCAAACCTGGGAAACATCTCGATAGAAGGGGGTGACCTGCTGGTTGCCGCAGAAAATATTACCCTGGTTGGCCTGGGTACCAGAACTACTTCGCAGGGAATCGATTTTCTGGTACAAATGGCATTGGACAGAAAAGAGAAGCATCACATTCTTGTCCAGGAACTGCCCTCCTCTCCCGAATCGTTTATCCATCTTGATATGACCTTTACACTCCTGGACTACGATTCGTGCATGGTCTACGAGCCCCTGATTCTTGAATCCAATAAATACCAGACCATTCAGATAGATATCGACAACGGGAAGGTGATATCCATCCGGAATGTGGAAAACCTGGTGAAAGCTCTGAAAAAACTAGGGATGGACCTGAAACCCTCCTATTGCGGCGGACAGAAAGATACCGTAACCCAGGAGAGAGAACAGTGGCACAGCGGAGCGAATTTCTTTGCCATTGGTCCGGGTAAAATCATTGGCTACAACAGGAATGTACATACGCTTGAAAACCTGAATCAGTCGGGCTATGAGATCATCGGGGCAAAGGATGTGCTTAATGGTAAAACGGATCTCTCCACAAGAAAAAAATACGTATTGACCATTGATGGAGCTGAACTCTCACGTGGCGGAGGTGGTGTGCGGTGCATGACGATGCCCTTCAAAAGAAAAAGATAG